One Vigna unguiculata cultivar IT97K-499-35 chromosome 7, ASM411807v1, whole genome shotgun sequence genomic region harbors:
- the LOC114191569 gene encoding bifunctional TH2 protein, mitochondrial, translating to MRMRWFLRSPIQSPLNLNLSPRRSFSLRALVPHWPSPASRRSLPRSSIPMAAIHNNSNSEAGLARRFWIKFTRQSIFAMYTPFAIALASGNLNIDSFHHYIAQDVHFLRAFAQAYELAEECADDDDAKLGICELRKAVLEELKMHHSLVQEWGLDLTKEHSINSATVKYTDFLLATASGKIEGLKGPGKLATPFEKTKISAYTLGAMTPCMRLYAVLGKKFQELLDSNDGTHPYNKWIDNYSSDGFQATALQTEDLLDKLSVSLTGEELDVIEKLYSQAMKLEIEFFSAQPLFQPTIAPLTKEHKPEEDHLIIFSDFDLTCTVVDSSAILAEIAIVTAPKSDQNQPEDQIVRMSSSDLRNTWGFLSKQYTEEYEQCIENIMPSDKLDYFDYKELSVALEQLSKFENTANNRVIESGVLKGISLEDIKRAGERLILQDGCTNFFHSIVKNENLNANVHVLSYCWCVDLIRSAFSSADLNELDIHANEFTYEESVSTGEIVKKMESPIDKVEAFRNILKNCNDDKKKLTVYIGDSVGDLLCLLEADVGIVIDSSSSLRRVGTQFGISFVPLYSGLVKKQKEYVEGTTSNWKGLSGVLYTVSSWAEVHAFILGC from the exons ATGCGCATGCGGTGGTTCCTCCGAAGCCCAATCCAAAGCCCGCTGAATCTGAACCTGAGCCCGAGGCGTTCATTCTCGTTGAGAGCTTTGGTTCCTCACTGGCCGAGTCCCGCTTCTCGTCGCTCCCTTCCGAGATCGTCAATTCCAATGGCAGCCATCCACAACAACAGCAACAGCGAAGCTGGACTTGCCAGACGCTTCTGGATCAAGTTCACGCGCCAATCCATCTTCGCCATGTACACTCCCTTCGCCATCGCCTTGGCGTCTGGGAATTTGAACATCGATTCCTTCCACCATTACATCGCCCAAGACGTCCATTTCCTACGCGCCTTTGCTCAAGC GTATGAGTTGGCTGAAGAGTGTGCCGATGATGACGATGCAAAACTTGGAATCTGTGAGTTGAGGAAGGCAGTTCTAGAGGAGTTGAAGATGCACCACTCGTTGGTACAG GAATGGGGGTTGGACCTTACCAAAGAGCACAGTATTAATTCTGCAACTGTTAAGTACACAGATTTCCTGCTGGCCACAGCCTCTGGGAAAATTGAAGGACTAAAGGGTCCTGGTAAACTTGCTACACCGtttgagaaaacaaaaatttctgCTTATACTTTAGGTGCCATGACTCCTTGCATGAGGCTTTATGCCGTTTTGGGAAAGAAGTTCCAGGAACTTTTGGATTCGAATGACGGTACTCACCCGTATAACAAGTGGATCGACAACTATTCATCTGATGGTTTCCAG gCTACTGCTCTGCAAACTGAAGATTTGCTCGACAAACTAAGTGTCTCTTTGACTGGTGAAGAACTTGATGTCATTGAAAAGCTTTATTCCCAAGCAATGAAACTTGAAATAGAGTTCTTCTCCGCTCAGCCACTCTTTCAGCCGACTATAGCACCCTTGACTAAGGAACATAAGCCTGAGGAAGATCATCTCATAATATTTTCTGATTTTGACTTAACATGCACCGTTGTTGATTCGTCTGCCATCTTGGCTGAAATTGCTATAGTGACAGCACCAAAATCTGATCAGAATCAACCTGAAGATCAAATTGTTCGGATGTCATCTTCTGATCTCAGGAATACGTGGGGCTTTTTGTCTAAACAGTATACAGAGGAGTATGAGCAATGTATAGAAAACATTATGCCTTCCGATAAAT TGGACTATTTTGATTATAAAGAATTGTCAGTTGCCCTTGAGCAACTTTCAAAATTTGAGAACACGGCAAATAATAGGGTTATCGAGTCTGGGGTACTCAAAGGTATAAGTCTAGAAGATATAAAGCGGGCTGGAGAGCGTCTGATCCTCCAAGATGGTTGCACTAACTTCTTTCACAGCATTGTTaagaatgaaaatttgaatGCCAACGTGCATGTTCTTTCATACTGCTGGTGTGTTGACCTCATCAGGTCTGCTTTCTCTTCAG CCGATTTAAATGAGTTGGATATTCATGCTAATGAGTTCACTTATGAGGAATCTGTTTCCACGGGTGAAATTGTTAAGAAGATGGAGTCTCCCATTGACAAGGTTGAAGCTTTTCGTAACATATTGAAAAATTGCAACGATGACAAGAAGAAATTGACTGTTTACATCGGAGATTCAGTGGGTGATTTACTTTGCCTACTTGAAGCAGATGTAGGAATTGTCATTGATTCAAGTTCAAGCCTTAGGAGAGTAGGGACGCAGTTTGGTATTTCATTTGTCCCATTGTATTCTGGCTTGGTTAAGAAACAGAAAGAATACGTTGAAGGAACTACTTCTAATTGGAAGGGTTTATCTGGCGTTCTTTACACAGTCTCTAGTTGGGCTGAAGTGCATGCTTTTATTTTGGGTTGCTAG